The Enterobacter mori genomic interval AGTATCTTTGGCTGGATACCAACCTGCGCAAAGCGCTGGATAACGACCAGCTCTTGATCCACTATCAGCCGAAAATGACCTGGCGCGGTGAAGTCAGAAGCCTGGAAGCACTGGTGCGCTGGCAGTCGCCAGAGCGCGGACTTATTCCTCCGCTGGAATTTATCTCTTACGCTGAGGAGTCCGGCTTGATTGTGCCGCTCGGTCGCTGGGTTATGCTGGACGTAGTGCGTCAGGTGGCTAAATGGCGCGATAAAGGCATTAACCTGCGGGTGGCGGTCAACGTATCAGCGCGTCAACTGGCCGACCAGACAATATTCAGCGATCTGAAACAGGCGCTGAAGGATCTGAATTTTGAATATTGCCCTATCGATGTTGAACTGACCGAGAGTTGTCTCATCGAAAATGAAGAGCTGGCCCTTTCGGTCATCCAGCAGTTCAGCCAGCTTGGGGCGCAAATTCATCTGGACGATTTCGGCACAGGCTACTCATCCCTGTCACAACTGGCGCGTTTTCCTATCGATGCCATCAAGCTCGATCAGTCGTTTGTGCGGGATATCCATAAACAATCCATTTCGCAGTCTTTGGTCCGTGCGATTGTGGCCGTTGCTCAGGCACTGAACTTGCAGGTCATTGCGGAAGGTGTGGAGAGTGCAAAAGAAGACGCCTTTCTGACCAAGAACGGCGTCAACGAACGGCAAGGTTTTCTTTTTGCTAAGCCGATGCCCGCTGCCGTTTTCGAGCGATGGCTAAAGCGCTATCAGTCACGAAAGATGCGTTAACTGGCCTGGCGTAACCCCGCCGCCTGATGGCGGTTTTGCAGCATTACCAGACGTTCCATATAAGCGATATCTTTCGGTTCAAGGCAAAACGCGGCATCGACCCAGTCTTCCGTAATATCCATCAGTTCACTACGTGGCAGTTGCAAAACGCGGGTACGGGCGCGCAACATTGCCCTTACACCGTTCAGTTTCGGCTGCAGCGTGTCGATAAATGTTCGGACGGTGACGTAGCTTTGTCCGGGTTCAAACAGCACATCCACCAATCCGTGCTGTTCGTACCACTCAGCCGTATGGGATTCCCCTTTGTAAATGAGCTCCTCTGCCAGCTTCATGCCTGAGCGGCGTGCAACGAGCGAATAGCCCCCCATCCCGGGGAAAAGATTAAAAGCGATCTCCGGGAACCCTAACCGGGCATCGCGCTGAGCCAGGAGAAAATGGTGCGCCAGCGCAGCCTCGAAACCGCCTCCCAAGGCGCTCCCTTCAACCATCGCCAGCGTAATTGCCCCTGTATCAAAACCCCGTGATGCGGCGTGTACGCAATCAACACAGGCACGCGCATATGCACGTAATGCTTCCCGGCGACCGTTTTGAATGCAGTCTACGAAAAACTGCAGGTCCCCACCGGCGTTATACATATCGGGTACCAGCGATCCAGTAACCCAAAAATCGGCCACAAAACCGGACTGGCGAACCAGCCAGGAAAGATTCATGATCTCCTCTATTAATGCGTGGTTGAAGCAAGGGCGCGGTTGCGAACGCAACATCATCCAGACAGTGCGACGATCCGCCTCATAATAGCCCGCCAGCTGAGTGAAACGTTCAGTATCGGTAAACAGTGTGCAGGTTGCTTGATTGATAACGGTCATAGTCTAATTCCTCTTAAAAAAAACGCCTTGCGCGCAGTTTTAGACTAATCCACTCATTAACCCCGCTGCATGAGTGGGAATAAATTTATCACTTTCATTTATGTAATTTAGTTATTGCATTTTTTCCCTTCTCTTTTGTTCCCATTTTCTGCATCATTGAAAATATTAACTTTTCGCTCCTGGGGTGAGATTATGTCTGACATTGATGCACTGGCTGTGGCACGACGTATTGATACGGTGCTGGATATCCTGGTAGCGGGTGATTATCACTCTGCGATCCGTAATCTTGAGATCCTGAAATCAGAGTTACTGGCTCACAAAGATTCCGATTCCGCGCCAGAAAGCGCTCAGCCAAAAGCCCCGTGGGAAGTTTGACTCCACCGTTTCCGACCTCGTTTTGCTTTTTAAATGGATGCTATGAATTCCCGACAACAAATCATTTTGCAGATGGTCATCGATCAGGGGCGCGTAAGCGTGGTCGATCTCGCTAAAACGACCGGCGTTTCTGAAGTCACAATCCGTCAGGATCTTAATCTTCTGGAAAAACAGAGCTACCTGCGTCGTGCGCATGGTTATGCCGTCCCACTGGACAGTGAAGACGTTGAAACCCGCATGATGAACAATTATGCCCTCAAGCGAGAACTGGCAGAATTTGCTGCGTCCTTAGTGAACAATGGTGAAACGGTCTTTATTGAGAATGGCAGCAGTAACGCCCTTCTCGCACGCACCCTGGCCGATCAAAAAGACGTCACCATTATCACCGTCAGCAGCTATATTGCGCACCTGCTGAAGGAGACGCGCTGTGAGGTCATTCTGCTGGGCGGTATTTATCAGAAGAAAAGTGAAAGCATGGTGGGTCCACTCACTCGCCAGTATGTCCAGCAGGTCCATTTCAGCAAAGCGTTCATTGGTATTGATGGCTGGCAACCAGACACCGGTTTCACCGGCCGGGATATGATGCGTTCTGACGTGGTTAATGCTGTGCTGGAAAAAGAGTGTGAAGCAATTGTCCTAACCGACAGTTCTAAATTCGGTTCCGTCCATCCGTATATGATGGGCCCGATAAACCGATTTAGCCGCGTGATCACCGATGAACGGCTGAGTGATGAACATCGCCAGCAGCTTGAGCATGTCGGCCTGACTGTCGATATTGTGAGAAACCCTGCCTGACTCTCCTCTGCGCCTGAATTACGGGCGCAAACCCTTCCCTCTCTCTGAGATGATTCCGAAGCCTGCTTTAAGAGTTTTTACCTGTTTAACCTGGGCTAAAGGGGTAAAA includes:
- a CDS encoding crotonase/enoyl-CoA hydratase family protein; translation: MTVINQATCTLFTDTERFTQLAGYYEADRRTVWMMLRSQPRPCFNHALIEEIMNLSWLVRQSGFVADFWVTGSLVPDMYNAGGDLQFFVDCIQNGRREALRAYARACVDCVHAASRGFDTGAITLAMVEGSALGGGFEAALAHHFLLAQRDARLGFPEIAFNLFPGMGGYSLVARRSGMKLAEELIYKGESHTAEWYEQHGLVDVLFEPGQSYVTVRTFIDTLQPKLNGVRAMLRARTRVLQLPRSELMDITEDWVDAAFCLEPKDIAYMERLVMLQNRHQAAGLRQAS
- a CDS encoding YciZ family protein produces the protein MSDIDALAVARRIDTVLDILVAGDYHSAIRNLEILKSELLAHKDSDSAPESAQPKAPWEV
- the yciT gene encoding DNA-binding transcriptional regulator YciT; the protein is MNSRQQIILQMVIDQGRVSVVDLAKTTGVSEVTIRQDLNLLEKQSYLRRAHGYAVPLDSEDVETRMMNNYALKRELAEFAASLVNNGETVFIENGSSNALLARTLADQKDVTIITVSSYIAHLLKETRCEVILLGGIYQKKSESMVGPLTRQYVQQVHFSKAFIGIDGWQPDTGFTGRDMMRSDVVNAVLEKECEAIVLTDSSKFGSVHPYMMGPINRFSRVITDERLSDEHRQQLEHVGLTVDIVRNPA